In Deinococcus depolymerans, the following are encoded in one genomic region:
- a CDS encoding iron ABC transporter permease codes for MTSTKLQGWLLALPGLIFVALCLVLPLARTLREGGVTLDVWRDPYFQGRLAWTLTQAGVTAGVAALIGVPLAFLLSRFEVRGKALFLRLLLLPFVTPTLVAVLGLSALLGPQGWVTRLSGVDLSDTPALLVLGNLFFNVPVLVRLSYAGFARVPGNVLGAARSLGAPWWRAALGVALPLALPGVLAGVVLVFLYSALSFGLPLALGGERFATLEVEIYTLTALQLRLSEASALIVGQLGFTLLATWAYVALSRGGVGVPLGGLPRARGGARAALLGLGGVVALVCFAPLIAVMLRGVLGASGFTLAYWQGVLADEATPLLVWNTLRFGLMALAGATLLGGLYALGAWRAGSRALDLVSLLPLMVSPVSLAVGYLLAYPALAATLPMLIAAYTLLAWPLVVRSLLPALRAIPPRLLGAARSLGATRGAAFRSVTAPLAFPALRGGGALALATVLGEFGATLVLTRPEWATLSTGLYERLGRPGERNLGEACALATALLLLSTLAFTLLDGGEGEVT; via the coding sequence ATGACGTCCACGAAACTCCAGGGTTGGCTCCTCGCCCTGCCCGGCCTGATCTTCGTGGCACTCTGCCTCGTCCTGCCGCTGGCCAGAACGCTGCGGGAGGGTGGCGTGACCCTGGACGTGTGGCGTGACCCGTACTTCCAGGGTCGCCTCGCGTGGACGCTGACGCAGGCGGGCGTGACGGCGGGCGTGGCGGCGCTGATCGGGGTGCCGCTCGCGTTCCTGCTGTCGCGCTTCGAGGTGCGCGGGAAGGCGCTGTTCCTGCGACTGCTGCTGCTGCCGTTCGTGACGCCGACGCTGGTGGCGGTGCTGGGCCTGAGTGCGCTGCTGGGCCCGCAGGGCTGGGTGACGCGCCTGAGCGGGGTGGACCTGAGTGACACGCCGGCGCTGCTGGTGCTGGGAAACCTGTTCTTCAACGTGCCGGTGCTGGTGCGGCTGAGTTACGCGGGGTTCGCGCGGGTGCCGGGGAACGTGCTGGGGGCGGCGCGGTCGCTGGGGGCGCCCTGGTGGCGGGCGGCGCTGGGCGTGGCGTTGCCGCTGGCGTTGCCGGGGGTGCTGGCGGGGGTGGTGCTGGTGTTCCTGTACTCGGCGTTGAGTTTCGGCCTTCCGCTGGCGCTGGGTGGCGAGCGGTTCGCGACGCTGGAGGTGGAGATCTACACGCTGACGGCCCTGCAGCTGCGCCTGTCGGAGGCGAGTGCATTGATCGTGGGCCAGCTGGGGTTCACGCTGCTGGCGACCTGGGCGTACGTGGCGCTGTCGCGCGGTGGGGTGGGTGTGCCGCTGGGGGGCCTGCCGCGTGCGCGGGGCGGGGCGCGGGCGGCGCTGCTGGGGCTGGGTGGGGTGGTGGCGCTCGTGTGCTTCGCGCCGCTGATCGCAGTGATGCTGCGGGGCGTGCTGGGCGCGTCGGGGTTCACGCTGGCGTACTGGCAGGGCGTCCTGGCGGACGAAGCGACGCCGCTGCTGGTGTGGAACACGCTGCGGTTCGGACTGATGGCCCTGGCGGGCGCCACCCTGCTGGGCGGTCTGTACGCGCTGGGTGCGTGGCGTGCCGGGTCGCGGGCACTGGACCTGGTGTCACTGCTGCCACTGATGGTCTCCCCCGTCAGCCTCGCAGTCGGGTACCTGCTGGCGTACCCGGCGCTGGCCGCGACGCTGCCCATGCTGATCGCGGCGTACACGCTGCTGGCGTGGCCGCTGGTGGTGCGCTCGCTGCTGCCCGCGCTGCGGGCCATTCCACCCCGGCTGCTGGGGGCAGCCCGCTCGCTGGGCGCCACGCGCGGCGCGGCGTTCCGGTCCGTCACCGCGCCGCTGGCCTTCCCGGCGCTGCGGGGCGGCGGGGCGCTGGCCCTGGCGACCGTGCTGGGCGAGTTCGGCGCGACGCTGGTCCTCACGCGGCCCGAGTGGGCGACCCTCAGCACCGGCCTGTACGAGCGGCTGGGCCGCCCCGGCGAACGCAACCTCGGCGAGGCCTGCGCGCTGGCGACCGCGCTGCTGCTGCTGTCCACCCTGGCCTTCACCCTGCTGGACGGCGGCGAGGGCGAGGTCACGTGA
- a CDS encoding thiamine ABC transporter substrate-binding protein codes for MRNTLTVLAALALASAASAQGNPTQATLTVITHDSFDVDRKLIAAFETQNRAKVRFIKGGDAGELLNRLILTRRAPVADVVYGLDNSLLPRARQAGILQPYKSPALSRVPAAYRLGEDGLLNTVDYGFVALNYDRTWFEKNKVALPRSLDDLKTPAYAKLTVVQSPATSSPGLAFLLATVNHYGEAGAWNWWRAARQGGMKVTRGWSDAYYKDFTRNGGKYPIVLSYASSPAAEVFYADGFNPANLPAQAPTANLFLPGSTYTQLEGVGILKGSKQTALARKFVDFMLGAPVQTDIPTRMWIYPAIKGTPLNPVFTFAQEPTPTPIKAEVASNPQRLVDAWVTQVLRAR; via the coding sequence ATGCGTAACACACTGACCGTACTTGCCGCCCTTGCCCTTGCCAGCGCCGCCAGCGCCCAGGGCAACCCCACCCAGGCCACCCTGACCGTCATCACGCACGACTCCTTCGACGTGGACAGGAAACTGATCGCCGCGTTCGAGACGCAGAACCGGGCAAAGGTGCGCTTCATCAAGGGCGGCGACGCCGGGGAACTCCTGAACCGCCTGATCCTCACCCGCCGCGCCCCCGTTGCCGACGTGGTGTACGGCCTCGACAACAGCCTGCTGCCCCGCGCCCGGCAGGCCGGCATCCTCCAGCCGTACAAGAGCCCCGCGCTCTCCCGCGTGCCCGCCGCGTACCGCCTGGGCGAGGACGGCCTGCTGAACACCGTCGACTACGGCTTCGTCGCCCTGAACTACGACCGCACGTGGTTCGAGAAGAACAAGGTCGCCCTGCCCAGAAGCCTCGACGACCTGAAAACCCCCGCCTACGCCAAACTCACGGTCGTGCAGAGCCCCGCCACGAGCAGCCCCGGCCTCGCCTTCCTGCTCGCCACCGTCAACCACTACGGCGAGGCGGGTGCCTGGAACTGGTGGCGCGCCGCCCGGCAGGGTGGCATGAAAGTCACGCGCGGCTGGAGCGACGCGTACTACAAGGACTTCACCCGCAACGGCGGCAAGTACCCCATCGTCCTGTCCTACGCCAGCAGCCCCGCCGCCGAGGTCTTCTACGCCGACGGCTTCAACCCCGCCAACCTCCCCGCGCAGGCCCCCACCGCCAACCTGTTCCTGCCCGGCAGCACCTACACCCAGCTGGAGGGCGTCGGCATCCTGAAAGGCAGCAAACAGACCGCCCTCGCCCGGAAATTCGTGGACTTCATGCTCGGCGCACCCGTCCAGACCGACATCCCCACCCGCATGTGGATCTACCCCGCCATCAAAGGCACCCCCCTGAACCCCGTGTTCACCTTCGCGCAGGAACCCACCCCCACCCCCATCAAGGCAGAGGTCGCCAGCAACCCCCAGCGCCTCGTGGACGCCTGGGTGACGCAGGTGCTCCGGGCGCGGTGA
- a CDS encoding NUDIX domain-containing protein, whose amino-acid sequence MRNLLVWVVVQDERGRVLLGRRDGSAYGHGLWGLPGGQVEPGEGLPEAAAREVREEVGLSLDPTGLRVLGVRRYEVDGAQGTDFLFRAPGWAGVPRALHKTSGVAWFAPDALPDDALPWIAPLLDAHLRRGVCVTEQLADVRQARVLV is encoded by the coding sequence ATGCGGAATCTGCTGGTGTGGGTGGTCGTGCAGGATGAGCGGGGCCGGGTGCTGCTGGGCCGCCGGGACGGATCGGCGTACGGGCACGGGCTGTGGGGCCTGCCGGGCGGGCAGGTGGAGCCGGGCGAGGGTCTGCCGGAGGCGGCGGCGCGTGAGGTGCGCGAGGAGGTGGGCCTGAGCCTGGACCCGACCGGCCTGCGGGTGCTGGGTGTGCGGCGGTACGAGGTGGACGGCGCGCAGGGCACGGACTTCCTGTTCCGCGCGCCAGGGTGGGCGGGTGTGCCGCGGGCGCTGCACAAGACGTCCGGGGTCGCGTGGTTTGCCCCCGACGCGCTGCCGGACGACGCCCTGCCGTGGATCGCGCCGCTGCTGGACGCGCACCTGCGGCGGGGTGTGTGCGTGACCGAGCAGCTGGCCGACGTGCGGCAGGCGCGGGTCCTGGTGTGA
- a CDS encoding NUDIX domain-containing protein, with amino-acid sequence MTFHLVAWAVLLDDRGRVLLGRRSGTSYADGLWGLPGGHVEAGETLAGAAVREAAEEVGVSLDPAALACLGVARYDLDGTQGLDVFFEARVWVGTPRPLEKTSEVGWFAPGDLPPDALPWLGAALALHLRDGVRLAEQVDGMAQVQALRLAPTAH; translated from the coding sequence ATGACCTTTCATCTGGTGGCGTGGGCGGTGCTGCTGGATGACCGGGGGCGGGTGCTGCTGGGGCGGCGCAGCGGGACGTCGTACGCGGACGGTCTGTGGGGGCTGCCGGGCGGGCATGTGGAGGCGGGGGAGACGCTGGCGGGCGCGGCGGTGCGTGAGGCGGCCGAGGAGGTGGGCGTGAGTCTGGACCCGGCGGCGCTGGCCTGCCTGGGCGTGGCGCGCTATGACCTGGACGGCACGCAGGGGCTGGACGTGTTCTTCGAGGCGCGCGTGTGGGTGGGAACGCCGCGCCCGCTGGAGAAGACCTCGGAGGTGGGGTGGTTCGCGCCTGGCGATCTGCCGCCGGACGCGTTGCCGTGGCTGGGTGCGGCGCTGGCGTTGCATCTGCGGGATGGGGTGCGGCTGGCCGAGCAGGTGGACGGCATGGCGCAGGTGCAGGCGTTGCGGCTGGCCCCGACAGCACACTGA
- a CDS encoding MarR family winged helix-turn-helix transcriptional regulator: MSAATSPHPAPGTGPSAPDDALYLLVRTTLRFSRRFKHALDEPLERALGLNTKELLVLASIMDGAGTPGAVAARQNLPAPTVTRIVTKLVGAGLVQRVTDPADLRLQRLQLTPQGEATRARTRATGQDIVQAHFGHLPPERVQAALAALNALDDALNDPTGERA; this comes from the coding sequence ATGAGTGCTGCGACTTCCCCCCATCCCGCCCCCGGCACCGGCCCGAGCGCCCCCGACGACGCCCTGTACCTGCTGGTGCGCACCACCCTGCGCTTCTCACGGCGCTTCAAACACGCCCTCGACGAGCCACTGGAACGCGCGCTGGGCCTGAACACCAAGGAACTGCTGGTCCTCGCCAGCATCATGGACGGCGCAGGCACGCCCGGCGCGGTCGCCGCCCGCCAGAACCTGCCCGCCCCCACCGTGACCCGCATCGTGACCAAACTGGTCGGCGCGGGCCTCGTGCAGCGCGTCACGGACCCCGCCGACCTGCGCCTGCAGCGCCTGCAGCTCACCCCGCAGGGCGAGGCCACCCGCGCCCGCACCCGCGCCACCGGGCAGGACATCGTGCAGGCCCACTTCGGGCACCTGCCGCCCGAGCGCGTGCAGGCTGCCCTGGCCGCACTGAACGCCCTGGACGACGCACTGAACGACCCCACCGGAGAACGCGCATGA
- a CDS encoding MDR family MFS transporter — MTPPTPATHSGLNEREKILAFVGILTVLFLSSLNLTVVGSAMPRVISDLGGFHLYAWAFTAYSLATTITIPIVGTVSDRYGRRPLILLGIAVFTLGSVGLGFVQNMEQLILLRAVQGIGGGTLMAMSFTAIADLFTPIERGRYQGYTGAVWGVSSVVGPLVGGFLTDHLGWRSVFFVNLPFALLAAYFIWRFFRLPAPGTRGHFDALGALLLGASVTTLTLALSWGGGTYAWTSPAILGLLLGTAALFTGYALHSARQERPILNLRLLKDRGIAVASFAGFLTSAGMYAAILYLPLYMQGVRGSSASGSGLALAPLMFGMILTSTLSGQIVSRTGRYKNLILTGGLVATAALLLATTLGTDTPLLLAVGIMVLLGLGLGPVNSQLTLAVQNAAPREQLGSATGGNQFFRQIGGTLAVSLFGALVNTHLNSHLAASLPAQARDLPAPVQDAIANPNLLTSPQATAQLGAGLGKLGDGNLLQPILDALRGVMAGAIDQVFLVSAVLVGLAFLSTLILPERPLTSRAGLAPRAEDLKASATD, encoded by the coding sequence ATGACCCCACCCACCCCCGCCACGCACAGCGGCCTGAACGAACGCGAGAAGATCCTGGCCTTCGTGGGCATCCTGACCGTGCTGTTCCTCTCCAGCCTGAACCTGACCGTCGTCGGCAGCGCCATGCCGCGCGTCATCAGCGACCTGGGCGGCTTCCACCTGTACGCCTGGGCCTTCACGGCGTACTCGCTGGCCACCACCATCACCATTCCCATCGTGGGCACCGTCAGCGACCGCTACGGCCGCCGCCCCCTGATCCTGCTCGGCATCGCCGTATTCACGCTGGGCAGCGTGGGGCTGGGCTTCGTGCAGAACATGGAACAGCTGATCCTCCTGCGCGCCGTGCAGGGCATCGGCGGCGGCACCCTGATGGCCATGAGCTTCACCGCCATCGCCGACCTGTTCACGCCCATCGAACGCGGCCGCTACCAGGGCTACACCGGCGCCGTGTGGGGCGTCAGTTCCGTCGTGGGGCCGCTCGTCGGGGGCTTCCTGACCGACCACCTGGGCTGGCGCAGCGTGTTCTTCGTGAACCTGCCGTTCGCGCTGCTCGCCGCGTACTTCATCTGGCGGTTCTTCCGCCTGCCCGCCCCCGGCACGCGCGGCCACTTCGACGCCCTCGGCGCCCTGCTGCTGGGTGCGTCCGTCACCACCCTCACCCTGGCCCTCTCGTGGGGCGGCGGCACGTACGCCTGGACCAGCCCGGCCATCCTGGGCCTGCTGCTCGGCACCGCCGCGCTGTTCACCGGGTACGCGCTGCACAGCGCCCGCCAGGAACGCCCCATCCTGAACCTGCGCCTCCTGAAGGACCGGGGCATCGCCGTCGCGTCCTTCGCGGGCTTCCTGACGAGTGCGGGCATGTACGCCGCGATCCTGTACCTCCCGCTGTACATGCAGGGCGTGCGCGGCTCCAGCGCCAGCGGCAGCGGCCTGGCCCTGGCACCACTGATGTTCGGCATGATCCTCACCAGCACCCTGAGCGGGCAGATCGTCAGCCGCACCGGCCGTTACAAGAACCTGATCCTGACCGGCGGCCTGGTCGCCACCGCCGCGCTGCTGCTCGCCACCACCCTCGGCACCGACACCCCGCTGCTGCTGGCCGTCGGCATCATGGTCCTGCTCGGTCTGGGCCTCGGCCCCGTGAACAGCCAGCTGACCCTGGCCGTGCAGAACGCCGCGCCCCGTGAACAGCTGGGCAGCGCCACCGGCGGCAACCAGTTCTTCCGCCAGATCGGCGGCACGCTGGCGGTCAGCCTGTTCGGCGCCCTTGTGAACACCCACCTGAACAGCCACCTCGCCGCCAGCCTCCCGGCCCAGGCCCGCGACCTGCCCGCCCCCGTGCAGGACGCCATCGCCAACCCGAACCTGCTGACCAGCCCGCAGGCCACCGCGCAGCTCGGCGCGGGCCTGGGCAAGCTCGGAGACGGCAACCTGCTCCAGCCCATCCTGGACGCCCTGCGCGGCGTGATGGCCGGAGCGATCGATCAGGTGTTCCTGGTCTCCGCCGTGCTGGTCGGCCTCGCCTTCCTCTCCACCCTGATCCTCCCGGAACGCCCCCTCACCAGCCGCGCCGGACTGGCGCCCAGGGCCGAGGACCTGAAAGCCAGCGCCACCGACTGA